AACATTAAAGATTAACACTTCAAAGAATCTGAAAAATCAGCAAAGAGAGATTTCATTCATGTGAATATTTCAAAAGCAAACTGCAAGAATTCACATGAATGTCTAAAAAGCTAatcagaataaaaaaataattgtagtTTACCCATTTTTGGCCGAACTCCTgaacttatttatttaatattttatatttggagAAGAAGGACCATTATAGTGGTGTCATCAGAGACAGTTCGTCGATTTTTGGATAAAATATCTGTTTTGACACACATGTTTTTAGATAGGATCCATTATGTTGTATCCAAAAAGTATTTGTTTAGATGTCGGACTGAACCAGCTTTAGTAACTGAATTTAAACCAATTTGGATTCAAATAACTTTGCTCAAAAACAATATTTTGCAAGCGAGGCCCCATCTTTCAATCAAGTCATGTGTTTAGAACTAAATAGTATATAGGTGAATGGGCAAGAGAGAAATTAATGTCTTCACTTAAGTGTATATATGGTCTCTTTCTTAagcaatgaaaaaataattctcGAGTGTCAAGTGACCACTTTGAAAGGGATAAGTCAAATATGTATctagttcaatttttttaaatagttgATTGGAAATTGGAATAGGAGACATGGCATGGAAACTTCACCTGATCAATAAACATGAATGATGGCATATTCAGTAGTGTCTTGGATCAAGAGCCCCCCCACAAACACTTGGACCACATCTTTATTCTTCTACCCATTTATCACTTTCTTGTTTTGGTTTTCccccttttccttttccttttccttggttgTCTAATTCCAAACCAATCTCCAAGCATAAACTTAACAACCCTTTTTTGTCTTGTTCATCTTCATAGTCTTTTGCACTGTTGGATGAAAGCAACTTCCTTACACAATCTCTAGTTGAActctttattttattctataaggaaaaaaaaagattttcatGCATGCCCTTTATGCTCtttcctcaaatggatggaatCTTGCCTTACTtacttttatgatatatatcctctctttttgttttgtttattaATGTCTGCGTTCACTTTATCCTAAATAAGAAATACAGCGAAAAGGATTCATTTtcatgatataaaaaaaatattgtcctgaaaagaaaaataaaaaatatttctgttTGAATTACTGCATACCACATTCGGATTTTTAATTGTTTGGAGGTataaagaattttgaaaaaaaatttggAAGTCATATTATTTCAGTTTTTAATTTTGTATCACTGTTTCAATCGGCATTTGAACTTTAGTAGACATCTTTagcaattcatttttttttaatgaaagtgCTATCTAATTTATTAACATTATAATTATAGTAATAAATACTTCTCTAGGACAAAAAGTTCACTCACCAACAATATATCAACAAATCATTTTCTAAGAAACTACTTTgtaaaaaataacttaattattttaaacattgtaaaatatttttcatttgccAAACACAACAAGCTcagttatttttttgaaaaaaggacCAAAAATGTCCCTTAATTGTAGAAAAGAGAATAATTTTGTGCTTCTTCAAAATTTGATCCTAAAGATGCCCTTATGTTATGGAAGGACTCTGATTTATTCCTCATATAAAGAATAGAAAAAATTGTGATTAATGTTATGCTAAAaaagtaaattaataaaatattgattttatttCTGTTGAACTGAATTTATGCATATGATTTTAATCATGtagataaaaaattattgatttttaagaaactgaaaaagaaaaaatccttTAGTCATTCTTTGAGCAAAAagtaattttagaaaattattttctgtCCTTTTGATGTGTAAGAatctttagaaaaatattttctatccTTTTGAcgtttaagaatttttttagacattcttttttttttggttctttCTCTCGTcggttagaaaaaaaaaatcaaataaactaaTTATGACCTAACATAAAATGATTGattgaaagggaaaaaaaaaagagagaagtgAATTTCGTTAGTTTTGAGAGATAAATTTGAGCAAGTTCTTCCTTGATAGAGAAATATTTGGGATCAAATTTAGATGGAGGCCACATTTACTTTATTTCATATGGTCGAagaacatatttaaaattaaattcaaaagGTAAAAGCATTTTTTAGGTGAGTGCACTCACTGTGCCACGTCACCCCTTAAAGGGATATTTAATTCACTTAAAAGATGTTAATGAGGATATTTAAACATATGTATAATTAAAATGCTAAAGTAAATTTTGATGCCAAGGTCGGAGAGAATTTGATATATTTACTCTTAATTAAAGGACTCAATGACAAGTTATATTAAGTCTGAAATAAATTTTGGTATAACTACatgtaattataatttttaaatttatatagtcTATTTGATTCAATTTCTTACGGTAATTTTTGCTTTAAATCAAAACCTAAACAAATTATGTTggtttttaaaataagaataaaatcaaatgaaacaaataaaattactgtcatttttttctttgaggttcgatttgatagagttttttgatttttcgtaAACGCCCCTGCCTTTTGGCTTAAAGTTTAGattaaagaagtataaaaagTCGAAAAGTGACTTATATATGTTGTCTCTTATTTGTTGCtatctaaaaatataataattttacgTACCCATTTTTTTAGGCGTTTGCAAATTGCCACTAAAAAAGCTAGTTTTTGAAGTGAtgtgaaagatttgaaaaaatgattattttttttgtgaaaataaaggaaaagagaTATAAAAGAGTAATTACGTCGTCGTTTAAAGTAAGTCCTCATGGTGAATCGCGTCACATCGTAATTTCCGGAGagtagaaattaaaaaataaaaaaagaaattcaaaatgaaGAATGCAACGGTTATTAACTTCCTCTTCCCTCCTTCCCCTTGTACTTATATACTATTCTTTTGAAATCTGTTAATCTTCTACTCTATTTTCTCCTCTCTCTTTCAATCCTCTGTGGCGCCGCTTGGTGTAGGCCAAGCGTCGGCGTCGCAAAAATAATGGACAATCATAATACATCCATTGTGCCTTATCATGACccttttgatgatgatgatgatgatgatgatgattctTTTGTTAATATTTCACTCTTTGATGAAAACCCAACCATTGACGGCGGTGACCACCCACCACCTTTAGATGAAAATCCAacaaatttgaattctgattTTGGTGTCTCCGACTATGATCCAATTTTGCTTGACATTTCATACGAATGTAGTAATCATTTGGTTGGGAATAGTACCAATGCAGAGGGTGATGTTCTGgggaataataataataataatttgcaTAATTGCCAAATTCTAAGAGAAATAACTCATGCCGATGGTCAGTGTGTTTATCTCTTAAATTTCTCTTTGGTTTTGGGGGATTGTGGAATTTTGAAGTAATTTAGTTGTTTGTTTCCTTCACAGGCTTGTTGATATCTAAGCTTGGAATTTTCGGAACAATAGGAAGGATCAGTCATGCAAGTCTTGAGAAATACACAATGGATTTTTCTGATCAAAGCCATGTCTCATCCCAAACATATGAGTACGGAGTTACATACCCTTCTCTATTGCTCTAGTTTATTTATAATGTACCTTTTTTTACTTGTTTGCTGAAATTAACTCTAGTTTTATATTCTTCTTCAACAGTTTTAGCAATGATAGTATAAGCAGTGTGAAGCAATTTTTAGTTCAATATTTCGAGGCTTGTAAGGGTGATGGTTATATGGTGCTCGAAGATCCACTCTGTGAATTCTATCAAGCTTTAGGTGTTGGATTTGACGGTAGTGACTGTATTGACATTGATGGTCTACTTCAGTTATCTCCAACAACTTCGCGTAAGTAGCGTCTTTGCTTAGTCCTTTCATCTGaataaattatacaaaatattGCTTTAGTACTTTCATCTGTATCACCGAGATAATGTTCTTGCACGATATTTACATGCAGATGATATCCAAATGGAACAGCAAGAAATGGCAAACGAAAAAAACGAGGGCACTAGCAGTGACATGAGACACGAAAAGATCCCCCTTTCAGCACAGGTTTGTAGTTTGCACGCAGAGAGCTTATTAATATATATGGCAtcaaaaaattacttgattgttCATTTTCTCTGATACTACATTTATGTAGAGATTTTGCATTCTGATCACTTTTTTCTTTGATAGGGCAGAGGGAAAGAACTGCaaagttgaaattgaaagaCTTTGCAGGATATCTCCATCTTCCCATTGAGACAGCAGCtaagaaattgaaaatatgtCCTACTGTGATGAAAAAAATTTGCCGAAGGGATGGCTTACCAAGATGGCCCTATAGAAAGGtctcttcttttttcccttCCACCATCCCGCCCCTCATTTCTACATTGCCTTGATAATTGAGGTCACGGAATTTATTGCCTTGGAAATGATTGCAGATTAAAAGCATTAAGAGGAAGATATCGGAGCGAGGAAAGAGTTTAAGCTCTACTGATGTTAAAGAAAGGGAGAGTGCAAAGATCGACATCAGGAAGCTGGAAAAGGAACTTGCTaacattttaaaaagaattcaaTGACATCACATAGGTTTCTTATAAGTTAATAGTAATTCTCAACCATTTTTTGTCTCTACAGACTTCGCTTAttacttgtattttttatttctattgtaTTTATAGTTGAAGGCAGATTTAAATGTACAAAATGAGTTATATTGTGTATATACAGAATTTAGGAGTTTGAAACTTTCATATTTCTTTCTGTAATAAAGTTTGTTATGTAGCATAAGCCCACATTTCCGAGTGTCTTAGAGTTAATACAGCAGTTTGTTAGAACTACATTCCATTGGTTGTTCTATGTTTGCTTTTTGTTTGTACTCATGCCAACATCCTAGTAGTTAAAAGGACAAAATTTGCTTGTTTTATTCTCAGAATATACCATGTTTTGGAGCAATTTCCATTCTAGTTCAGATTGTTGTTTTTTCACTTTGTTGGCGTTTTGCTCACAAGAATCTGTAGAGCCGGCCTGTTTGATAAATGACCCTTCGGATACATCAAACCAGAGAGAATATTTCTCTAAGCAAATTATTGAAGACCACAGTACCTTTCTGACGTTCACAACTAGAAATCTAATTCACCTTGAGATGTCCGTGCTCGAGTTCATTAACAGAAAGGGTTGATCAGTGCTAGATATATATGAAGCTATTGCGGCTACTCAAGAAATACTACTGTTCCAtcttcaagaagaagaagaagaagcagatGGCGAATGTTGAGAAAGTTGTTGGTGTGAAGAAAGTGAGGCAAAAAGATCCAGATGGATGGGATCTGAGCATGCCACTCCCAGGGGACATCATAGAAGGTATTGCTGAATTAGCTGCTGATGATGACTCCTTTATTCAGGCCAAAGCATGGTCAGAGTTAACCTTATTTCTTGGTAAAATTGCTGGACATTTTGTTTGGTTCAAGGTTAGAAGGGGAGAGAGTACACTTAAACTCAGAGGATATGTCTTAGTTGAACGACGTTCCAATCTCCAGAAAAGGTTTGTCGTTAGAGCAGCATCTGATGAGAGACATCTTGCTGTTATAGCAGAATTAACTTTCGAACGTTGCACTGAACTCCAGGGTATAATTCTTCCTTCCACTACTACTACACATTTAAATAGAGTAAAACATCTTTATACTGTCTGCGTATTATGTATTTTTGCAGCAGTCTACCAGGAACATCgtacataaattatttatagcGGAATTTTGTTTGATGATGCAGAAATGAGCAGAAGAATGGTCAATTCGGGATCACGGGGGTATAACCAAATGGGATTACAATATGACTGGAAGATGAAGGTGGGAACTTATCTACCAGATTCTCGTTCTACAGTTGTATGCTCCATAGTTTTTATGCCTCTGACAAGAGAGTATAGAGTAGAAGCCACATTAGTTCGTACCATGGCCTGGTTTTCAGCAGCAGTATCTTCAGGAATCCCTCTTGTATTCATTAACATTCAAACCGAGCAAATCAACAATTTGGTATTCCTCTCTACCTTTTCTGGTCGAGTTTAATTTCTATACATTGATAGTGTAAAATAATTCTTTACAACATTAAATCACCTAAAATCACTACAAATAACTGTACAAAATAAGGGGATTACTAACCTGGATAACAGATGGAAAATTCTTTAAGCTGTCAGTGTATATAACTAAATGAGTTCACCCAAACAAAAAGTTGCATCGTCAACTAATCTTTTCGTTCTTCTTCATGCTTTTTGtgtaaaggagaagagaaacaCTAGTGGAAAAGATCTCACTTGGAGTAGGCAACTAGATGGCTATGTTGGTAACCAATCCGCACAAGGTGTAAGGCTATGGTATCTACCAGGAATTGCAGAGGTTCCACTTGAATTAACACCTGAACCAACAGAAGCAAGATTTGGAATAGACATTAAACGAACAGATGAAGTAGTAGTCATTGCCTTTTCTTTTCCGAAAATgccttcatatatatataacttaaggctaagacatgctaaaagaaagaaaaggtaagcttcacataccttttatggattaatTATAACCCAGCTCGCCTCGTTATCTCCTTGACctattaacatgagagtaatactaagtttaataacctttcactttccaatttccaactctacaaccaagtacccataggaatcatttccttatccaataccctcgactagtttgttactagttctaaagttatcgaaaatcgggcagcattttccctataactttaccatccccgagatttcaaattGGACAccgtgtcaacaaccataccaacaacaacaaccaacagcATATACAAGtgaattacttcaacattacacaatacaaactccaaacaactcgcccgaagctacgatatcaaaatagagtttttaatctttatttcgcaaaacctttaacaatacgaaagggagggtcgtgtggctgtaaccagaagtacccacaccccttttagaacacttttcagccctgcaacatgccatccaaccgcagcaccacaatcgcaatacactaagtggtgacatgtgtcaagccctaagtggtccAACGCACCCCTTCCTCCAACTAGAGGCTACCACGTGGTAGGTGGGGGACCACCCCCTTGCTTCAGTTGCTTCCACGTGGCATTCCCAGCTGCTTCTATATGGCACTacctcatgctgccatgtgtcactctattttcctcctcgtgggttcgtaatctcatcttactttatgaaactatgtaatccttactatgtaagtttggtatgcactcaagtagcttgagtatgtaatatttttaagtaggtagcttacgtacgtaagtcgagtcctacgactcattcaACAATAGCTCATAATCTTCAGCTTGAAGAAAATCCTCCATATGAGCCTTCCACCAGGAATAGTATTTCCCATTAAATAGAGGTGGTCTATTGACGTGTTGCCCTTCACCGTGTTCGAGAGGAAGTACAGAATTCATAGTAATCTTTACCTTAGTAGTTAGATTCTTTTTAAGATAACCCACTCTGATACCAATTATTAGAATACTGACCCCCTAATTTGCCTAAGGAATAGGTCTGGATAATCTGTTCCTTACCAATTATCAAGACTGGACTTCAAATGacaaataaagtaatgacacaatGATTTATCGTAAAAAATTTGATTCAAAAGGATGAAAAATCACGGCCTACAACTCTGTAGGATTTAACTCCACTTCACTAAAACTTTGAGCCTCAATAATTGTTTAAGATTAAAAATCTAAGCCATCTAAGGAATTATAAACTCTAATTCCTAAACTTGAACAATCACCCTTGATTGTTGAACCCTTTCTTTCAGTTTCCCCAACTAGAAGAATACTTTACTCTAAATCAACAATGATTACAACTCGATAATCACTATTACAAATAAAACAAACTTAGAACTATAAGCATAAGCCTATGGAAAAAGTAGTTCAATTTCGTTTCTTTGTCTTCACAGCACTCTGAAATCTCAATCAGAACTCTCTCAAATATGAACTCTCTCTTACTTGAATTTGTTCTGCTTGAAGCTCTCTATCGTAAGTGCGCAAGCCTTCTTTGTGAAAAACCTTCTTTATTTATTGACACTAGACTTCTCCTTCTTTGAGTGGAATTCTGTTTCTTTTCCTTGTTAAACTGCTACTGTGTTTAAGGAAAAACACTGTCTTAGATTTCCACTCTTCCGTGTATCTGTTCTTCTCCTACTCCCAGATGGATTTAGATTGATAGAAACACTAAGTTGTAACTTTTTTCTTCCATCTACTCCTTTTGTCGATCATCAAAATCATTCTTGATCCAACATAACGAATTTAGTTTCATCTATGAGCATGTTTTCAACCAACTGAAAATAATCACATTTACCGTTTTCCTAaattaacaaaataagaaaacaagTGAATATCTAGGTATTTACATACATCCGGTTTAGTTGAATGTACAGACCTTTCGGATTGCTGAGACATGACTATCAATTTTCAAAGATCAAATGACTGTATTAGTAGAAGAATATAAAAGATGAATAAGAGAATGTGAAATGAATGACAACACATAtttattattgaaaaaaattatcacatTTAATCAAACTAGATGTGACAAAACATTAAAGATTAACACTTCAAAGAATCTGAAAAATCAGCAAAGAGAGATTTCATTCATGTGAATATTTCAAAAGCAAACTGCAAGAATTCACATGAATGTCTAAAAAGCTAatcagaataaaaaaataattgtagtTTACCCATTTTTGGCCGAACTCCTgaacttatttatttaatattttatatttggagAAGAAGGACCATTATAGTGGTGTCATCAGAGACAATTCGTCGATTTTTGGATAAAATATCTGTTTTGACACACATGTTTTTAGATAGGATCCATTATGTTGTATCCAAAAAGTATTTGTTTAGATGTCGGACTGAACCAGCTTTAGTAACTGAATTTAAACCAATTTGGATTCAAATAACTTTGCTCAAAAACAATATTTTGCAAGCGAGGCCCCATCTTTCAATCAAGTCATGTGTTTAGAACTAAATAGTATATAGGTGAATGGGCAAGAGAGAAATTAATGTCTTCACTTAAGTGTATATATGGTCTCTTTCTTGTTAAAATGGATAGGCTTCTGTATCATAATTGTACTGGGTTTTTCACTTTGATAGGGGACTCAGTAAAGGGGACCTTCTATCCCCCTTCCTATTCATTTTAGCCATGGAAGGCCTCAATAGTATGATGAGGATACCACTAGAATAACTAACTGAGGGGCTTCAAGTCTTCAACATAGGAGGAGGTGGGAGAGGGGATCTGGAGATCTGCCATTTGCTATATGCAGATGATACTGTTTTAATCTGTGAACCTAAAGTGGAACAAGTTTGCAACATTAGTGTCTTGCTGCTAGTAGTGTTTGAAGTTGTATCTGGCTTAAGGGTGAACGAGAGGAAGAGCAACATTAATCCTGTCAAAGAAGTGTCTTAACATTCAGACTTTTGGTAGCATACTTGGGTGTGGTGTGGGTTATCTGCTCACAGTGTACCTAGAGATGCCTTTAGGCAGGAGACACAAGGATGCGGAGATTTGGGAGAACATTCTGGAGAAAGCTGAGAAGAGGTTGGCTCAGTGGAAAGCACAGTACCTTTCACTAGGGAGAAGGGTCACACTAATCAACTCAGTGTTGAACTCTCTCCCTACCTATGTGATGTCTCTATTTTCTATACCTGCAAGTGTGATCAAGAGGCTAAACAAACTGAGAAGCGACTTCCTAAGGAAAGGCAACAAGGAAAGTGGGTGGTTGGGATCTGGGAGGGGGGGTGGGGGCAGATTATCTGGTCAAATGGGAGGTGGTGCAACAGAGCAAAGGTCAAGGGGGTATTGGATCAGAAACTTGAGAATCCAGAATAACAGTCTAATGATGAAACGGTGATGGAGATTTAGTGCAAAAGAATCTACTTTATGGAAGGAGGTCATATCCCCAAGTTTGGCCAATCTAGCCCATGATATTCTAATGAGGGTGAACTGGATGGGAGTTTGGAGGACGATCAGATCAAT
The genomic region above belongs to Solanum dulcamara chromosome 5, daSolDulc1.2, whole genome shotgun sequence and contains:
- the LOC129888300 gene encoding uncharacterized protein LOC129888300; the protein is MDNHNTSIVPYHDPFDDDDDDDDDSFVNISLFDENPTIDGGDHPPPLDENPTNLNSDFGVSDYDPILLDISYECSNHLVGNSTNAEGDVLGNNNNNNLHNCQILREITHADGLLISKLGIFGTIGRISHASLEKYTMDFSDQSHVSSQTYDFSNDSISSVKQFLVQYFEACKGDGYMVLEDPLCEFYQALGVGFDGSDCIDIDGLLQLSPTTSHDIQMEQQEMANEKNEGTSSDMRHEKIPLSAQRERTAKLKLKDFAGYLHLPIETAAKKLKICPTVMKKICRRDGLPRWPYRKIKSIKRKISERGKSLSSTDVKERESAKIDIRKLEKELANILKRIQ
- the LOC129888302 gene encoding uncharacterized protein LOC129888302; protein product: MKLLRLLKKYYCSIFKKKKKKQMANVEKVVGVKKVRQKDPDGWDLSMPLPGDIIEGIAELAADDDSFIQAKAWSELTLFLGKIAGHFVWFKVRRGESTLKLRGYVLVERRSNLQKRFVVRAASDERHLAVIAELTFERCTELQEMSRRMVNSGSRGYNQMGLQYDWKMKVGTYLPDSRSTVVCSIVFMPLTREYRVEATLVRTMAWFSAAVSSGIPLVFINIQTEQINNLVFLSTFSGRV